The Gilliamella apicola genome window below encodes:
- the rpmC gene encoding 50S ribosomal protein L29 produces the protein MKAKELREKSVEELNTELLNLLREQFNLRMQLSGGQLKQTHMLKQVRRNIARVKTLLTEKAGA, from the coding sequence ATGAAAGCAAAAGAGCTACGCGAAAAAAGCGTTGAAGAGTTAAATACTGAACTTCTTAATTTATTACGTGAGCAATTTAACTTACGTATGCAATTATCTGGGGGTCAGTTGAAACAGACTCATATGTTAAAACAAGTGCGTCGTAATATTGCACGAGTTAAAACGTTATTAACTGAGAAGGCGGGTGCGTAA
- the rpsQ gene encoding 30S ribosomal protein S17 yields the protein MTTEVKIRTQQGRVISDKMDKSITVAIERKVKHPLYGKFIKRTTKLHVHDENNECGIGDTVEIKECRPLSKTKSWTLVRIVEKAVS from the coding sequence ATGACTACTGAAGTAAAAATTCGTACTCAGCAAGGTCGTGTTATTAGCGACAAAATGGATAAATCTATTACTGTAGCTATTGAACGTAAAGTGAAGCATCCGTTATATGGTAAGTTCATTAAACGTACGACTAAATTGCATGTACATGATGAAAACAACGAGTGTGGTATTGGTGATACTGTAGAAATTAAAGAGTGTCGTCCATTATCAAAAACCAAATCTTGGACTCTTGTTCGAATCGTTGAAAAAGCGGTTAGCTAA
- the rplN gene encoding 50S ribosomal protein L14, with product MIQEQTRLDVADNSGARSVMCIKVLGGSHRRYAAVGDIIKVTIKEAIPRGKVKKGDVLKAVVVRTRKGVRRPDGSVIRFDRNACVILNNNSEQPIGTRIFGPVTRELRSEKFMKIISLAPEVL from the coding sequence ATGATCCAAGAACAGACTAGGCTAGATGTTGCCGATAACTCTGGCGCACGTAGCGTAATGTGTATCAAGGTTCTCGGTGGATCGCACCGTCGTTATGCAGCGGTAGGTGATATCATCAAAGTTACTATCAAAGAAGCAATTCCACGTGGTAAAGTTAAGAAAGGTGATGTTCTTAAAGCTGTGGTAGTGCGCACTAGAAAAGGTGTTCGTCGCCCTGATGGATCTGTCATTCGTTTCGATCGTAATGCTTGTGTTATTTTAAATAATAACAGTGAGCAACCGATTGGTACGCGTATTTTTGGACCGGTCACTCGTGAACTTCGTTCTGAGAAGTTTATGAAGATCATTTCATTAGCACCAGAAGTACTGTAA